In Mastacembelus armatus chromosome 4, fMasArm1.2, whole genome shotgun sequence, the following are encoded in one genomic region:
- the tomm70a gene encoding mitochondrial import receptor subunit TOM70, protein MAASKPVEPQSGTGLPRWQLALLIGTPIVLGVGAVYLWNRSRTKERKGTGERKTPEGSASPVQGQDGGPRANREHESMSPLDRAQSAKNKGNKYFKAGKYENAIQCYTEAIALCPTEQKADLSTFYQNRAAAYEQLMKWTEVVQDCSQAVELNPRYVKALFRRAKSLEKLDNKKECLEDVTAVCILEAFQNQHSMLLADKVLKQLGKEKAKEKYKNREPMMPSPQFIKSYFSSFTDDIISQPLQKGEKKDEDKDKEGEAAEVTESSGYLKAKQYMEEENYDKIISECTKEIESGGRYTAEALLLRATFYLLIGNAAAAQPDLDRVINMHDANVKLRANALIKRGSMYMQQQQPLLSTQDFNMAAEIDTRNPDVYHHRGQLKILLDQVDEAVGDFDQCILLRPDSALAQAQKCFALYRQAYTGNNPAQVQTAMDGFEDVIRRFPKCAEGYALYAQALTDQQQFGKADEMYDKCIELEPDNATTYVHKGLLQLQWKQDLDLGLELISKAIEIDNKCDFAYETMGTIEVQRGNLDKAIEMFNKAINLAKSEMEMAHLYSLCDAAYAQTEVARKYGLKPPTL, encoded by the exons ATGGCTGCTTCAAAGCCAGTCGAGCCGCAGTCTGGGACTGGACTACCCCGATGGCAGCTGGCTCTGTTAATCGGGACTCCCATAGTGCTGGGAGTGGGGGCGGTTTATCTGTGGAACCGCAGCAGGACGAAGGAAAGGAAAGGGACGGGGGAGCGAAAAACACCAGAAGGCAGTGCCAGTCCCGTTCAGGGCCAAGACGGCGGTCCTCGAGCCAACCGAGAGCACGAGAGCATG AGCCCTCTGGATCGGGCCCAGTCAGCAAAGAACAAGGGCAACAAGTACTTCAAGGCTGGCAAGTATGAGAACGCCATCCAGTGCTACACAGAGGCCATTGCTCTCTGCCCCACAGAGCAGAAGGCTGATCTGTCAACGTTTTACCAGAACAGAGCAGCGGCGTACGAGCAGCTG ATGAAATGGACAGAAGTTGTACAGGACTGCTCACAGGCTGTAGAGCTGAACCCACGCTATGTCAAGGCTCTTTTCAGGCGAGCTAAATCTCTGGAAAAACTAGACAACAAGAAAGAGTGCCTAGAGG ATGTCACAGCGGTCTGTATTCTTGAGGCATTTCAGAACCAACACAGTATGCTCTTAGCAGACAAGGTACTGAAACAGCTGGGAAAAGAGAAGGCCAAAGAGAAGTACAAG AACCGGGAGCCAATGATGCCTTCTCCTCAGTTCATCAAGTCCTACTTTAGCTCGttcactgatgacatcatctCCCAGCCCCTGCAGAAAGGCGAGAAGAAAGATGAAGACAAGGATAAGGAGGGGGAGgcagctgaagtcactgagag ttctGGGTACCTGAAGGCAAAGCAGTACATGGAGGAGGAGAACTATGATAAAATCATCAGCGAATGCACAAAGGAGATTGAATCAGGTGGTCGATACACTGCAGAGGCCCTGCTGCTGCGCGCCACTTTCTATCTGTTGATCGGTAATGCAGCTGCGGCTCAACCTGATTTGGACCGGGTCATCAACATGCATGACGCCAACGTGAAG ctacGAGCCAATGCTTTGATCAAGCGTGGAAGCATgtacatgcagcagcagcagcctctaCTCTCTACACAAGACTTTAACATGGCAGCCGAGATCGACACGCGCAACCCTGATGTGTATCACCACAGGGGTCAG CTGAAAATCCTGTTGGACCAGGTGGATGAGGCAGTGGGTGACTTTGATCAGTGCATCCTACTCAGGCCTGACTCTGCTCTAGCCCAAGCACAGAAATGCTTTGCTCTT TACAGACAAGCATATACTGGAAACAACCCGGCACAAGTACAGACAGCCATGGATGGCTTTGAGGATGTTATCAGAAGGTTTCCAAAGTGTGCTGAAGGCTATGCTCTTTATGCTCAG gctttgACTGATCAGCAGCAGTTTGGAAAGGCTGATGAGATGTATGACAAATGTATCGAACTGGAACCAGACAATGCTACCACATATGTCCACAAAGG TTTGTTACAGCTTCAGTGGAAACAAGACCTCGACTTGGGTCTAGAGCTCATCAGTAAGGCAATTGAGATTGACAACAAATGTGACTTTGCTTATGAAACTATGGGAACTATTGAAGTTCAAAG GGGCAATCTGGACAAGGCAATAGAAATGTTCAACAAGGCAATCAACCTAGCCAAGTCAGAGATGGAGATGGCCCATTTGTACTCATTATGTGATGCAGCATATGCCCAGACAGAAGTGGCCAGGAAATATGGGCTGAAACCTCCGACGCTATAA
- the tmem45a gene encoding transmembrane protein 45A, whose protein sequence is MGSFKGHALPGSFFLIVGIWWTGKYSLWHATRRNKNIGSTRLASRASQRRLEIIESSVILFFSFVGMLAEQFVADGPRLHLYDFAEKHWEQLMNWQHTTMYLFFGLAGTVSLILHTTEAAPLALDRLMLAIAFFNEGFLFLYHLHGRSMLDVHIHQLLLYAVFGEAVVAFLEVFHRGNIILELLRCTLTVLQGSWFWQIGFVLYPPRGPEWDLTDHNNMTFVTMCYSWHLAFAMLIVSVLYCTVSCVVRSRLKRTPPMEMGLLKPRERDPESEDEIL, encoded by the exons ATGGGCAGCTTCAAGGGCCATGCACTTCCTGGAAGTTTCTTCCTTATAGTTGGGATCTGGTGGACAGGAAAGTACTCGCTGTGGCATGCCACTCGTAGGAACAAGAACATAGGTTCCACCCGTCTGGCCAGCAGAGCCTCACAGCGCCGGCTGGAGATCATCGAAAGCTCTGTCAtactttttttctcatttgttg GGATGCTAGCAGAGCAGTTTGTTGCAGATGGGCCGAGGCTCCACTTGTATGACTTTGCAGAGAAACATTGGGAGCAGCTGATGAACTGGCAACATACCACCATGTACCTGTTCTTTGGCCTAGCTGGGACTGTGTCACTGATTCTCCACACCACAGAGGCTGCCCCACTGGCACTGGATAGGTTAATGCTGGCTATAGCTTTCTTTaatgaag GTTTTCTGTTCCTATACCACCTCCATGGCAGGAGCATGTTGGATGTCCATATACATCAGCTCCTCCTCTATGCTGTCTTTGGAGAAGCTGTTGTTGCCTTCCTGGAAGTCTTCCACCGAGGCAACATCATTCTGGAGCTGCTTCGCTGCACCCTCACAGTGCTCCAGGGAAGCTGGTTTTGGCAG ATTGGCTTTGTGCTTTACCCTCCCCGTGGACCTGAATGGGACCTGACGGATCACAACAACATGACGTTTGTCACCATGTGTTACTCCTGGCACCTTGCCTTCGCCATGCTCATCGTGAGCGTGCTCTATTGCACCGTCAGCTG TGTGGTCCGCTCCAGACTGAAGAGAACTCCTCCGATGGAAATGGGGCTTCTGAAACCCAGAGAGCGGGACCCAGAGTCGGAGGATGAGATTTTATGA
- the sft2d2a gene encoding SFT2 domain containing 2a — translation MDKLKSVLSGEEARRDDRTILETVNEASTLGWATRVKGFVACFVLGAACTILGVCVLFVPRIGLTLFIVFYTFGNICTLCSTMFLMGPMKQLKRMCDKTRALATTIMITCLVLTLCAAFWWKNFGLALLFCILQVLSFTWYSLSYIPCVREAILKMVSLCLK, via the exons ATGGATAAACTGAAGTCGGTTTTAAGTGGCGAAGAGGCGCGCCGAGATGACCGGACCATTTTAGAG ACTGTCAACGAAGCCTCAACCCTGGGCTGGGCCACACGTGTGAAGGGATTCGTCGCCTGTTTCGTGTTGGGGGCCGCCTGCACGATTTTA ggagtgtgtgtgctcTTCGTTCCCAGGATTGGGCTCACTCTCTTCATTGTCTTTTATACTTTCGGAAACATATGTACTCTCTGCAG CACCATGTTTCTGATGGGACCAATGAAGCAGCTGAAAAGGATGTGTGACAAAACAAGAGCACTGGCCACCACTATTATGATT ACCTGCCTTGTCTTGACCCTCTGTGCAGCCTTCTGG tggAAGAATTTCGGACTTGCTTTGCTGTTTTGCATCTTGCAAGTACTGTCATTTACCTG gtACAGTCTGTCCTACATCCCATGTGTGAG GGAAGCGATATTGAAGATGGTGTCTCTCTGCCTGAAATGA